The following coding sequences lie in one Pseudomonadota bacterium genomic window:
- the rlmD gene encoding 23S rRNA (uracil(1939)-C(5))-methyltransferase RlmD: MSGAPARLPHRPRRGDELETTILGLNAEGFGEALVVAEVGPDRVARQYELRIRRALPGERVRVRIEGQRRAGLVADVVALLEAAPQRIAPRCPHFGAPAAPTPPCGGCSLQSWPYEAQLAFKHRRVQALLAPAGVAPEQVAPVLGQAEPWYYRNKMEYSFQPGAAGGLRLGLHPPGQAGVVLPLSRCDLLSPGASALLPRLAAWAEAQGLPAYEPQRDLGFLRSLTIREGKHTGDRMLVLLTSDDAEVPSATGLRPAAALAADFAAAARDLAAQLDAELTSVYWTRQVALSGQPTHFVEQLLYGDPVLHEELHLPGCAPLRFEIHPRAFFQPNTLQAERLYAEVLRAAAVDGSARLGRALDLYCGTGTIALCLAQRCEQVVGVELVAEAVANAQRNATFNALDHVRFHAGDALKVATQVLGAGPPLDLLVVDPPRSGLGVPAVEAVHRLGAPRVVYVSCNPEALANDLRALAYYGYRVERVQPVDLFPQTAHVESVATLVRSPLASAG, encoded by the coding sequence TTGAGCGGCGCGCCGGCTCGGCTGCCTCATCGGCCACGACGCGGCGACGAGCTGGAGACGACGATCCTTGGCCTCAACGCCGAGGGCTTCGGCGAGGCCCTCGTCGTGGCCGAGGTCGGACCCGATCGCGTCGCACGCCAATACGAGCTGCGCATCCGGCGGGCCTTGCCGGGTGAGCGCGTCCGCGTGCGCATCGAGGGGCAGCGCCGAGCCGGCCTGGTGGCCGACGTGGTCGCGTTGCTCGAGGCCGCGCCGCAGCGGATCGCGCCGCGCTGTCCGCACTTCGGTGCGCCCGCCGCGCCAACCCCTCCATGCGGTGGTTGCTCGCTGCAGTCCTGGCCCTACGAGGCGCAGCTCGCCTTCAAGCACCGCCGGGTGCAGGCGCTGCTCGCCCCGGCGGGCGTTGCGCCGGAGCAGGTGGCGCCGGTGCTCGGCCAGGCCGAGCCCTGGTACTACCGCAACAAGATGGAGTACTCGTTTCAGCCCGGCGCGGCGGGCGGGCTGCGGCTCGGGTTGCATCCGCCCGGGCAGGCCGGCGTCGTGCTGCCGCTCAGTCGCTGCGACTTGCTCTCGCCCGGCGCCTCCGCGCTCCTGCCGCGCCTTGCGGCCTGGGCGGAGGCCCAGGGCCTGCCCGCCTACGAGCCTCAGCGCGATCTTGGCTTCCTCCGCTCGCTGACGATCCGCGAGGGGAAGCATACGGGCGACCGCATGCTCGTGCTGCTGACGAGCGACGACGCCGAGGTGCCGAGCGCCACCGGCTTGCGCCCGGCCGCCGCCCTTGCCGCCGACTTCGCCGCCGCCGCGCGGGACCTGGCCGCGCAGCTCGACGCCGAGCTGACCTCCGTCTACTGGACGCGACAGGTCGCCCTCAGCGGCCAGCCGACCCACTTCGTCGAGCAGCTGCTCTACGGCGACCCGGTGCTGCACGAGGAGCTGCACCTCCCCGGCTGCGCGCCGCTACGCTTCGAGATCCACCCCCGCGCCTTCTTTCAGCCCAACACGCTGCAGGCCGAGCGGCTCTACGCCGAGGTGCTGCGCGCCGCCGCGGTCGACGGGTCCGCGCGCCTGGGCCGCGCGCTCGACCTCTACTGTGGCACCGGGACGATCGCCCTCTGCCTGGCGCAGCGCTGCGAGCAGGTCGTCGGTGTCGAGCTGGTCGCCGAGGCGGTCGCCAATGCCCAACGCAACGCGACCTTCAACGCCCTCGACCATGTCCGCTTCCACGCCGGCGACGCGCTCAAGGTCGCCACGCAGGTACTCGGGGCGGGTCCGCCGCTCGATCTGCTGGTCGTCGACCCACCGCGCTCGGGTCTGGGGGTGCCGGCGGTCGAGGCGGTGCATCGGCTGGGCGCGCCCCGGGTGGTCTACGTCTCGTGCAATCCTGAGGCGCTGGCCAACGACCTGCGCGCGCTCGCCTACTACGGCTATCGCGTCGAGAGGGTGCAGCCCGTCGACCTCTTTCCGCAGACGGCTCACGTCGAGAGCGTCGCGACCCTCGTGCGCAGCCCCCTCGCCAGCGCGGGCTGA
- the rfbA gene encoding glucose-1-phosphate thymidylyltransferase RfbA encodes MSLPMRSGIVLAGGSGTRLHPLTLAVSKQLLPVYDKPLIYYPLSVLMLAGIRRILVITTPHEQPLFRQLLGDGSQWGLELSYAAQPQPGGLAQAFIIGAEFIGDRPTTLVLGDNLFYGQGLPARLQATAARETGATVFGYYVSDPTRYGVVSFDEAGRAIAIEEKPVQPKSHYAVTGLYFYDAEVVAIARQLKPSPRGELEITDVNRVYLERGALEVELLGRGIAWLDTGTHDALAEAGELVRIIERRQALKIGCPEEVAYRMRFIDRAQLARLADRLAASGYGAYLRELLAEPTTEP; translated from the coding sequence ATGAGCCTTCCCATGCGCAGCGGCATCGTGCTGGCAGGCGGCAGCGGTACGCGCCTGCACCCCCTGACGCTGGCCGTCAGCAAGCAGCTCCTGCCCGTCTACGACAAGCCGCTGATCTACTATCCGCTCAGCGTGCTGATGCTCGCCGGGATACGCCGCATTCTGGTGATCACCACGCCGCATGAGCAGCCGCTCTTTCGCCAGCTCCTGGGCGACGGCTCGCAGTGGGGCCTCGAGCTGAGCTACGCCGCGCAGCCCCAGCCGGGCGGCCTGGCCCAGGCGTTCATCATCGGGGCCGAGTTCATCGGCGACCGACCCACGACGCTGGTGCTCGGCGATAACCTCTTCTACGGTCAGGGGCTCCCCGCGCGGCTGCAGGCCACCGCGGCGCGAGAGACGGGTGCGACGGTCTTCGGCTACTACGTCAGCGATCCGACGCGCTATGGCGTGGTCTCGTTCGACGAGGCAGGCCGCGCGATCGCGATCGAGGAGAAGCCCGTCCAGCCCAAGTCGCACTACGCCGTGACGGGCCTCTACTTCTACGACGCCGAGGTGGTGGCGATCGCGCGCCAGCTCAAGCCCTCACCGCGCGGCGAGCTCGAGATCACCGACGTCAACCGGGTCTATCTCGAGCGGGGCGCGCTCGAGGTCGAGCTGCTCGGCCGCGGGATTGCCTGGCTCGACACGGGGACCCACGACGCCCTGGCCGAGGCCGGCGAGCTGGTGCGGATTATCGAGCGCCGGCAAGCGCTCAAGATCGGCTGCCCGGAAGAGGTCGCCTACCGCATGCGCTTCATCGACCGCGCGCAGCTCGCCCGCCTCGCCGATCGCCTGGCGGCCTCCGGCTACGGTGCCTATCTGCGCGAGCTGCTGGCGGAGCCGACGACCGAGCCATGA
- the ilvC gene encoding ketol-acid reductoisomerase, with amino-acid sequence MARIDFGGVVEEVVTREEFPVAKAREVLKDEVIAVIGYGVQGPAQALNMRDNGLNVIIGQAKRFERDWQRAIDDGWVPGETLFDIEEAARRGTVIQMLVADAAQKAIWPAIKKCLNKGDALYFSHGFSIAYKEQTGVVPPPEVDVILVAPKGSGLNVRRNFLSGAGINSSFGVAQDATGRARERAIALGIGVGSGYLFPTTFEQEVYSDLTGERGVLMGCLAGVMEAQYQVLRENGHSPSESFNETVEELTQSLIRLVDENGMDWMYANCSATAQRGALDWRPRFKEATLPVFQELYRRVRDGSETRRVIEACGAEGYQERLGAELAELGNSEMWRAGKATRSLRPKEAAKVVTAGTKGVGGRSSN; translated from the coding sequence ATGGCACGGATCGATTTCGGTGGCGTCGTGGAAGAGGTGGTCACGCGCGAGGAGTTCCCCGTGGCGAAGGCCCGCGAGGTGCTCAAGGACGAGGTCATCGCGGTGATCGGCTACGGCGTGCAGGGCCCTGCCCAGGCGCTCAACATGCGCGACAACGGGCTGAACGTGATCATCGGACAGGCGAAGCGCTTCGAGCGCGACTGGCAGCGCGCGATCGATGATGGCTGGGTGCCCGGCGAGACGCTCTTCGACATCGAGGAGGCCGCACGGCGCGGCACGGTCATCCAAATGCTCGTCGCCGACGCGGCCCAGAAGGCGATCTGGCCGGCGATCAAGAAGTGTCTGAACAAGGGCGACGCGCTCTATTTCTCCCACGGCTTTTCGATCGCCTACAAGGAACAGACCGGCGTCGTGCCGCCGCCCGAGGTCGACGTGATTCTCGTCGCGCCCAAGGGCTCGGGGCTCAATGTGCGCCGCAATTTCCTCTCGGGCGCCGGGATCAACTCGAGCTTCGGCGTCGCGCAAGACGCGACGGGCCGCGCCCGCGAGCGGGCGATCGCCCTCGGCATCGGCGTCGGCAGCGGCTACCTCTTTCCGACCACCTTCGAGCAGGAGGTCTACAGCGACCTGACCGGCGAGCGCGGCGTGCTGATGGGTTGCCTGGCCGGCGTGATGGAGGCGCAGTACCAGGTGCTGCGCGAGAACGGCCATAGTCCGAGCGAGTCCTTCAACGAGACGGTCGAGGAGCTGACGCAGAGCCTGATCCGCCTCGTCGATGAAAACGGCATGGACTGGATGTACGCCAATTGCTCGGCGACCGCGCAGCGCGGCGCCCTCGACTGGCGGCCGCGCTTCAAGGAGGCCACCTTGCCGGTGTTCCAGGAGCTCTACCGCCGCGTGCGCGACGGCAGCGAGACGCGCCGGGTGATCGAGGCCTGCGGCGCGGAGGGCTACCAGGAGCGGCTCGGCGCCGAGCTGGCGGAGCTGGGCAACAGCGAGATGTGGCGCGCCGGCAAGGCCACCCGCAGCCTGCGCCCGAAGGAGGCGGCCAAGGTCGTCACCGCGGGCACCAAGGGCGTCGGCGGCCGTTCCTCGAACTGA
- a CDS encoding glycosyltransferase family 2 protein, with protein MINHKRITVVLPAYNAEATLRRTYDEVPKDLVDDIILVDDHSGDGTLELASELGIYALRHPQNRGYGGNQKTCYQAALARGADIVVMLHPDYQYAPTLIRAMASMIAESEFDVVLGSRILGVGALAGGMPLYKYVANRALTAAQNLLVGHKLSEYHTGYRAWSREVLETLPLLSNSDDFVFDNQMLAQAIYCGFRIGEVSCPTRYFEEASSINFRRSMVYGLGVLATSARFRLQRLGAARSALFAADGSGRIPAKITLDEVLAQLGAEAPRG; from the coding sequence ATGATCAACCACAAGCGCATCACGGTCGTGCTGCCCGCCTACAACGCCGAGGCGACGCTGCGCCGGACCTATGACGAGGTGCCGAAGGACCTCGTCGACGACATCATTCTCGTCGACGATCACAGCGGCGACGGCACGCTCGAGCTCGCCAGCGAGCTTGGCATCTACGCGCTGCGTCATCCCCAGAACCGCGGCTACGGCGGCAATCAGAAGACCTGCTATCAGGCGGCGTTGGCGCGCGGGGCCGATATCGTCGTGATGCTCCACCCCGACTACCAGTACGCACCCACGCTGATCCGCGCGATGGCCTCGATGATCGCCGAGAGCGAGTTCGACGTGGTGTTGGGCTCGCGCATCCTCGGCGTCGGCGCGCTCGCCGGCGGCATGCCACTGTACAAGTACGTCGCCAACCGAGCGCTGACGGCGGCGCAGAACCTGCTGGTTGGCCACAAGCTCTCCGAGTACCACACCGGCTACCGCGCCTGGAGCCGCGAGGTGCTCGAGACGCTGCCGCTGCTCAGCAATTCTGACGACTTCGTCTTCGACAATCAGATGCTGGCCCAGGCGATCTACTGCGGCTTCCGGATCGGCGAGGTCTCCTGTCCTACGCGCTATTTCGAGGAGGCCTCCTCGATCAACTTCCGCCGCAGCATGGTCTACGGGCTGGGCGTCCTCGCAACCTCGGCGCGCTTTCGGCTCCAGCGCCTCGGCGCGGCGCGTTCAGCGCTCTTCGCGGCCGATGGCAGCGGCCGGATACCGGCGAAGATCACGCTGGACGAGGTGCTGGCGCAGCTCGGCGCTGAGGCGCCGCGGGGCTGA
- the rfbD gene encoding dTDP-4-dehydrorhamnose reductase, whose translation MRVLLLGPTGQLGGVLQRAAPPHHELIAVPEQELDLCDAAALQRLVAALRPALVINAAAYTDVDGAEAQPELAHAINATAVHTLARALAEGEGRLLHVSTDYVFDGLQGHPYPPNAPTAPLNVYGASKCAGEGHALEQLGERATIVRTAWLYAARGRNFVTTMLRLLRERPRVEVVDDQLGTPTSARSLATTLWQLAERPELHGLQHFTDAGIASWYDLAVAVREEAEALGLIAAPAPVFPIPSSAMLRPARRPACSVLDKRPTWTALDHTPVHWREALRKMLREVRDGE comes from the coding sequence ATGCGGGTGCTGCTGCTCGGGCCAACCGGCCAGCTAGGCGGGGTGCTGCAACGCGCGGCGCCACCGCACCATGAGCTGATCGCGGTCCCCGAGCAGGAGCTCGACCTGTGCGACGCGGCGGCGCTCCAGCGGCTGGTTGCCGCCCTGCGCCCAGCGCTGGTGATCAACGCCGCCGCCTACACGGACGTCGACGGCGCCGAGGCGCAGCCCGAGCTGGCCCACGCCATCAACGCCACGGCGGTCCACACGCTGGCTCGTGCCCTCGCCGAGGGGGAGGGTCGGCTGCTCCACGTCTCGACCGACTACGTTTTCGACGGGCTGCAGGGCCACCCCTACCCCCCCAACGCGCCGACCGCGCCACTGAATGTCTATGGGGCGAGCAAGTGCGCGGGCGAAGGCCACGCGCTGGAGCAGCTCGGCGAGCGGGCCACGATTGTCCGCACGGCCTGGCTCTACGCCGCCCGCGGGCGCAACTTCGTCACGACGATGCTGCGCCTGCTCCGCGAACGCCCGCGGGTCGAGGTGGTCGACGATCAGCTCGGCACGCCGACCTCGGCGCGCTCGCTGGCCACGACCCTCTGGCAGCTCGCCGAGCGACCGGAGCTGCACGGCCTGCAGCACTTCACCGATGCCGGCATAGCGAGCTGGTACGACCTCGCCGTCGCCGTGCGCGAGGAGGCCGAGGCGCTGGGCCTGATCGCCGCGCCAGCGCCGGTCTTTCCGATCCCCAGCAGCGCGATGCTGCGTCCGGCGCGCCGGCCAGCCTGCAGTGTCTTGGATAAACGGCCGACGTGGACGGCGCTGGACCACACGCCGGTCCATTGGCGCGAGGCTTTGCGGAAGATGCTGCGCGAGGTGCGAGATGGCGAGTAA
- a CDS encoding FKBP-type peptidyl-prolyl cis-trans isomerase: MVLGVLAVTLGVGCQRGQQATGAGSATSTTTNASAEESAGQAKAAAPPKAAQVAQAAMARPEPPGPAAPSDVAAPPADASRTPSGLASRVLQAGKGGARPGASDMVEVHYTGWTTDGRRFDSSVGRGAPARFPLDRVIKGWTEGVQLMTVGEKRRLWIPAALAYGERPMRPGAPAGLLVFDVELLSFQPAAEPPKVPADVAAAPKSAKRTASGLAYRVLQRGKGKQHPRAESTVEVHYSGWTTDGKMFDSSVVRGAPATFPLNGVIKGWTEGVQLMVVGERTRFWIPGALAYGDQPSRAGAPSGTLVFDIELLAIK; this comes from the coding sequence ATGGTTCTTGGAGTGCTGGCGGTCACGCTCGGCGTGGGTTGCCAGCGAGGTCAGCAAGCGACCGGGGCGGGCAGCGCCACGTCGACCACCACCAACGCGAGCGCGGAAGAGAGCGCCGGCCAGGCCAAGGCTGCGGCGCCGCCAAAGGCGGCCCAGGTCGCGCAGGCCGCGATGGCCCGGCCCGAGCCTCCCGGACCGGCGGCCCCGAGCGACGTCGCCGCGCCGCCGGCCGATGCGTCGCGCACGCCGAGCGGGTTGGCCTCGCGGGTGCTGCAGGCGGGCAAAGGGGGAGCGCGGCCCGGCGCGAGCGATATGGTCGAGGTGCACTACACCGGCTGGACCACCGACGGCCGGCGCTTCGACAGCTCGGTCGGGCGGGGTGCCCCGGCACGCTTTCCGCTGGACCGCGTGATCAAGGGTTGGACCGAGGGCGTGCAGCTGATGACGGTCGGCGAGAAGCGCCGGCTGTGGATTCCGGCGGCGCTGGCCTACGGGGAGCGACCGATGCGCCCCGGGGCACCGGCGGGCCTCTTGGTCTTCGACGTCGAGCTGCTCTCCTTCCAGCCTGCAGCGGAGCCCCCCAAGGTGCCGGCGGACGTCGCCGCGGCGCCGAAGAGCGCCAAGCGCACGGCCAGCGGGCTGGCCTATCGCGTGCTGCAGCGCGGCAAGGGGAAGCAGCATCCGCGCGCTGAGAGCACCGTCGAGGTGCACTACAGCGGCTGGACCACCGACGGAAAGATGTTCGACAGCTCGGTCGTGCGCGGCGCGCCGGCGACCTTTCCGCTCAACGGCGTGATCAAGGGCTGGACCGAGGGCGTGCAGCTGATGGTGGTCGGCGAGCGGACGCGCTTCTGGATCCCGGGCGCGCTGGCCTATGGGGATCAGCCGAGCCGCGCGGGCGCACCGAGCGGGACGCTGGTCTTCGACATCGAGCTGCTGGCGATCAAGTAG
- a CDS encoding insulinase family protein — MHSASTAASAAIEQRTLACGVDLLSEKMPGYHTATLIVRVNGGTAAEPPDHLGLAYVLEQAIDKGTARHGARALADAFDALGARYAVYTGRQSWVFIVSALPELLPAATRLVGELVVEPVFPDDAVKTAISLTRQQLSSLEDSPRALLRRQMAVQAFGPVLGRHPLGTAESLERVDAAAARELWRRVCRRGAVTAAVAGAYDDGALCAALEEGLAALSALPAEALDAGARFTAAVSHVPKDLEQTQIGISFPGVAYDDPAYPVEQVLLAVLSGGMSARLFSEVREKRGLVYWVSAWHEQPRHSGMVHVGAATTPQRCRETYETLLREVARLEHDLTEEELERAKTGLIADDVTSGASVQRRVGDLLVDHFHLGHARPAAQRLAAVRRVTLADVQGYLRRYPREALSIVTVGREPIHLGD; from the coding sequence ATGCACAGCGCCTCGACGGCGGCCAGCGCCGCGATCGAGCAGCGGACGCTGGCCTGCGGTGTCGATCTGCTCAGCGAAAAGATGCCCGGCTATCACACGGCGACGCTGATCGTGCGCGTCAACGGCGGGACCGCGGCCGAACCTCCCGACCACCTCGGCCTGGCCTATGTGCTCGAGCAAGCGATCGACAAGGGCACCGCGCGGCACGGCGCACGCGCGCTGGCAGACGCCTTCGACGCGCTCGGGGCGCGCTATGCCGTCTACACGGGGCGACAGAGCTGGGTCTTCATCGTCTCCGCCTTGCCGGAGCTGCTGCCGGCCGCGACGCGACTGGTGGGCGAGCTCGTCGTCGAGCCCGTCTTCCCCGACGACGCGGTCAAGACGGCGATCTCCTTGACGCGCCAGCAGCTGAGCAGCCTCGAGGACTCGCCGCGCGCCCTCCTCCGCCGGCAGATGGCCGTGCAGGCCTTCGGTCCGGTGCTCGGACGCCACCCGCTCGGCACGGCCGAGAGCCTGGAGCGCGTCGATGCCGCGGCCGCGCGCGAGCTTTGGCGGCGCGTCTGCCGCCGCGGCGCCGTCACAGCCGCCGTGGCTGGCGCCTACGACGATGGCGCTCTTTGCGCGGCGCTCGAGGAGGGGCTCGCGGCCTTGTCGGCGCTGCCGGCCGAGGCGCTGGACGCGGGGGCGCGCTTCACCGCGGCCGTGAGTCATGTGCCGAAGGACCTGGAGCAGACGCAAATCGGCATCAGCTTCCCCGGCGTGGCCTACGACGACCCCGCGTACCCGGTGGAGCAGGTGCTGCTCGCCGTGCTCTCGGGCGGCATGAGCGCCCGCCTCTTCAGCGAGGTGCGTGAGAAGCGCGGGCTGGTCTACTGGGTCAGCGCCTGGCACGAACAGCCGCGCCACTCGGGGATGGTGCATGTCGGCGCGGCGACCACGCCGCAGCGCTGCCGTGAGACCTATGAGACCCTGCTGCGCGAGGTGGCGCGACTCGAGCATGACCTGACCGAGGAGGAGCTCGAGCGCGCCAAGACCGGGCTGATCGCCGACGACGTCACCAGCGGAGCCTCGGTGCAGCGGCGCGTCGGGGATCTGCTCGTCGATCATTTTCATCTTGGTCACGCACGGCCGGCCGCGCAACGGCTGGCGGCGGTGCGGCGCGTCACGCTCGCCGACGTCCAGGGCTACCTGCGTCGGTATCCGCGCGAGGCCCTTTCGATCGTCACCGTCGGCCGCGAGCCGATTCACCTCGGCGACTGA
- a CDS encoding response regulator, with protein sequence MVTVKDWAEVSILVVDDEPDNIDLLERTLCFDYQVFRASSGEEALALLPTIPNLAVIITDQRMPGVTGTQLLQRARALRSDAIRIILTGYTDPVDLIEAINSSNVYRYMTKPWSVDELTSVVRRAVRLYAAGGGELVDDATGLPNLGLLRLETAREMARSARSGRDFAVITIEVRGYREYVGQAGLAAAERLMQQVVGKVGDVIRMTDMLGVAGQGKLVLIATECADTASFERRLVAQVTGLEAFSQPAASGLALTLEMLAVRYPECQAASAQDLLARAGLP encoded by the coding sequence ATGGTCACAGTGAAGGATTGGGCCGAGGTGTCGATCCTCGTGGTCGACGACGAACCGGATAACATCGATCTGCTCGAGCGCACGCTCTGCTTCGACTATCAGGTCTTTCGGGCCAGCAGCGGCGAGGAGGCGCTGGCACTGCTGCCCACCATCCCGAACCTGGCGGTCATCATCACCGATCAACGCATGCCCGGCGTGACCGGCACCCAGCTGCTGCAGCGGGCGCGCGCCCTGCGCTCGGATGCGATACGGATTATCCTCACCGGCTACACCGATCCGGTCGACCTGATCGAGGCGATCAACTCGTCCAACGTCTACCGCTATATGACGAAGCCCTGGAGCGTCGATGAGCTCACCTCGGTGGTCAGACGCGCCGTACGGCTCTATGCAGCCGGCGGCGGGGAGCTGGTCGATGACGCAACCGGCTTGCCGAACCTCGGGCTCTTGCGGCTCGAGACGGCGCGGGAGATGGCGCGCAGCGCGCGGTCGGGGCGGGACTTCGCGGTGATCACGATCGAGGTCCGCGGCTATCGCGAGTACGTGGGGCAGGCGGGCCTGGCGGCCGCGGAGCGGCTGATGCAGCAGGTAGTGGGCAAGGTTGGCGATGTGATCCGCATGACGGATATGTTGGGCGTGGCGGGCCAAGGCAAGCTCGTGCTGATCGCCACCGAGTGCGCGGACACAGCGTCGTTCGAGCGACGCTTGGTCGCTCAGGTGACGGGGCTCGAGGCGTTCAGCCAGCCGGCCGCCTCGGGCCTTGCGCTGACGCTGGAGATGCTTGCTGTACGCTACCCGGAGTGCCAAGCCGCCTCGGCGCAGGACCTGCTCGCCCGCGCCGGCCTCCCGTAG
- the rfbB gene encoding dTDP-glucose 4,6-dehydratase: MASNWLVTGGAGFIGANFVHALRAARPADRVVVLDALTYAGHRGSLPAEDETGRLRFIHGNICDAALVRSLLRDEAIDTIVHFAAESHVDRSVHDPGAFVQTNVVGTYTLLEAARAQWLAGGAEPAASGAARRFHQVSTDEVYGSLGADDPPFHEATPYAPNSPYAASKAAADHLVRAYHRTYGLPVTISNCSNNYGPYQFPEKLLPLVILHALQGKAIPLYGDGRNVRDWMHVEDHVQGILAVIARGRLGEAYNLGGKSERANLELLAQLCALIDQRFAAEPALAQRFPEAPPARGAACASLIVRVQDRPGHDRRYAIDAGKAARELELRPQWTLERGLAATLDWYLEQEPWWRSVMDASYRDWMQQQYRI, from the coding sequence ATGGCGAGTAATTGGCTGGTCACAGGCGGCGCGGGATTTATCGGCGCCAACTTCGTTCACGCGCTGCGCGCGGCACGGCCGGCGGACCGGGTGGTCGTGCTCGACGCGCTGACCTACGCGGGACACCGAGGGAGCCTGCCGGCGGAGGACGAAACGGGACGGCTGCGCTTCATCCACGGCAACATCTGCGACGCCGCGCTGGTCAGGTCGCTGCTGCGCGACGAGGCGATCGACACCATCGTCCACTTCGCCGCAGAGAGCCACGTCGACCGCTCGGTGCATGACCCGGGCGCGTTCGTGCAAACCAATGTCGTTGGCACCTACACCCTGCTCGAGGCGGCCCGCGCGCAGTGGCTCGCTGGCGGCGCCGAGCCGGCGGCGAGCGGCGCGGCGCGGCGCTTCCACCAGGTCTCGACCGACGAGGTCTACGGCTCGCTCGGCGCCGACGATCCGCCCTTTCACGAGGCGACGCCCTACGCGCCCAATTCACCCTACGCCGCCAGCAAGGCCGCCGCTGATCACCTCGTGCGCGCCTACCACCGCACCTATGGCCTGCCGGTGACCATCTCCAACTGCTCCAACAACTACGGCCCCTATCAGTTCCCCGAGAAGCTGCTGCCCTTGGTGATCCTGCATGCGCTGCAGGGCAAGGCGATCCCGCTCTATGGCGATGGGCGCAACGTCCGCGATTGGATGCACGTCGAGGATCACGTGCAGGGCATCCTGGCGGTGATCGCGCGCGGTCGGCTCGGCGAGGCCTACAACCTCGGCGGCAAGAGCGAGCGCGCGAACCTCGAGCTCTTGGCGCAGCTCTGCGCGCTGATCGACCAGCGCTTCGCTGCGGAGCCCGCGCTCGCCCAGCGCTTCCCGGAGGCGCCCCCCGCACGCGGCGCAGCCTGCGCCTCGCTGATCGTGCGCGTCCAGGACCGACCAGGCCACGACCGTCGCTACGCGATCGACGCCGGCAAGGCAGCGCGCGAGCTCGAGCTGCGGCCGCAGTGGACGCTCGAGCGCGGCCTCGCGGCGACCCTCGACTGGTATCTCGAGCAGGAGCCGTGGTGGCGCTCGGTGATGGACGCGAGCTATCGCGACTGGATGCAGCAGCAGTACCGGATCTAG
- the rfbC gene encoding dTDP-4-dehydrorhamnose 3,5-epimerase, which produces MKVRPSAIADVIIVEPDVYDDARGFFTETWNAGSFSAAGLELHFVQCNHSHSTRGVLRGLHYQAPAPQGKLVRAITGEIFDVAVDLRRPSPTFGQWVGMTISAANKHSVWIPPGFAHGFYVLSASADVVYLCTGPRVAASEQTLRWDDAELAIAWPLLAAPIVSEKDARGVSLADAVVYHEARPD; this is translated from the coding sequence ATGAAGGTGCGACCGTCGGCCATTGCGGACGTGATCATCGTCGAGCCGGACGTCTACGACGACGCGCGCGGCTTCTTCACCGAGACCTGGAACGCCGGCAGCTTCAGCGCGGCGGGGCTCGAGCTGCACTTCGTACAGTGCAACCATAGCCACTCGACCCGCGGCGTGCTGCGCGGCCTGCACTACCAAGCGCCGGCCCCGCAGGGCAAGCTGGTGCGCGCGATCACCGGCGAAATTTTCGATGTCGCGGTCGACCTGCGCCGCCCGTCGCCGACCTTCGGCCAATGGGTCGGGATGACGATCTCTGCCGCCAACAAGCACTCGGTCTGGATCCCGCCGGGCTTCGCTCACGGGTTTTACGTGCTGAGCGCGAGCGCGGATGTGGTCTACCTCTGCACCGGACCGCGGGTCGCCGCGAGCGAGCAGACCCTGCGCTGGGACGACGCCGAGCTGGCCATCGCCTGGCCGCTGCTGGCTGCGCCGATCGTCTCGGAGAAGGACGCGCGCGGCGTCAGCCTAGCGGACGCGGTCGTCTATCACGAAGCGCGGCCGGACTGA